The Oryza glaberrima chromosome 9, OglaRS2, whole genome shotgun sequence genome includes a window with the following:
- the LOC127784114 gene encoding uncharacterized protein LOC127784114 → MAGGFRVLHLVRPFLAFLPEVQSADRKIPFREKVIYTVISLFIFLVCSQLPLYGIHSTTGADPFYWMRVILASNRGTVMELGITPIVTSGMVMQLLVGSKIIEVDNSVREDRALLNGAQKLLGILIAIGEAVAYVLSGMYGSVSQLGTGNAILIILQLFFAGIIVICLDELLQKGYGLGSGISLFIATNICENIIWKAFSPTTINSGRGAEFEGAVIALFHLLITRTDKVRALREAFYRQNLPNVTNLLATVLVFLIVIYFQGFRVVLPVRSKNARGQQGSYPIKLFYTSNMPIILHSALITNLYFISQLLYRRYSGNFLVNLLGKWKESEYSGHSVPVGGLAYYVTAPSSLADVLANPFHALFYVVFMLSACALFSKTWIEVSGSSAKDVAKQLKEQQMVMPGHRESNLQKELNRYIPTAAAFGGVCIGALTVLADFMGAIGSGTGILLAVTIIYQYFETFEKERATELGFFGF, encoded by the exons ATGGCTGGCGGTTTTCGAGTACTGCATCTTGTCAGGCCCTTTCTGGCTTTCTTGCCAGAAGTACAGAGTGCTGATAGGAAAATACCATTCAGAGAAAAAGTGATCTATACTGttatctctctcttcattttccTGGTGTGCAGTCAGCTACCACTGTATGGAATTCACTCAACTACTGGAGCAGATCCTTTCTACTGGATGCGTGTTATTCTTGCTTCAAACCGTGGTACTGTTATGGAGCTGGGTATTACCCCAATTGTGACATCTGGAATGGTAATGCAACTTCTAGTGGGATCAAAGATTATTGAAGTTGACAACAGTGTGAGAGAGGACCGTGcacttct GAATGGCGCACAAAAATTGCTGGGCATCTTGATTGCTATTGGGGAAGCTGTGGCATATGTGCTGTCTGGAATGTATGGCAGTGTGAGCCAACTTGGAACTGGCAATGCCATTCTCATCATCCTCCAGCTTTTCTTTGCTGGCATCATTGTCATCTGTCTTGATGAACTTCTCCAGAAAGGCTATGGTTTGGGTTCTGGCATTTCACTGTTTATTGCTACCAATATCTG TGAGAATATCATCTGGAAGGCGTTTAGCCCCACAACCATCAACAGTGGACGTGGTGCTGAATTTGAAGGAGCTGTCATTGCATTGTTCCATTTGTTGATTACTAGAACTGACAAAGTCCGTGCCTTGCGTGAAGCTTTCTACCGTCAGAACCTTCCAAATGTGACAAATTTACTTGCAACTGTATTGGTCTTCCTCATAGTCATCTACTTCCAAGGCTTCCGTGTTGTGCTTCCAGTGAGATCAAAGAATGCTAGGGGGCAGCAAGGCTCATATCCAATTAAGTTGTTCTACACTTCAAACATGCCCATCATTCTGCACTCTGCACTGATTACCAACCTCTACTTCATATCACAG CTTCTCTACAGGAGGTACAGTGGAAATTTTCTGGTTAACCTTCTTGGGAAATGGAAGGAATCTGAGTACTCTGGCCATTCGGTTCCTGTTGGTGGTCTCGCTTACTATGTAACTGCTCCATCAAG TTTGGCTGATGTTCTTGCAAATCCGTTCCATGCGTTGTTCTATGTGGTCTTCATGCTGTCAGCTTGTGCTCTCTTCTCAAAGACATGGATTGAAGTTTCTGGCTCATCTGCAAAGGATGTTGCTAAACAGTTGAAG GAACAACAAATGGTGATGCCTGGCCATCGTGAGTCAAACTTGCAGAAGGAATTGAACAGATACATCCCCACTGCCGCTGCATTTGGTGGAGTGTGCATTGGTGCATTGACTGTTCTAGCTGATTTCATGGGTGCGATTGGTTCAGGAACTGGTATTCTGCTTGCTGTTACCATCATCTACCAGTACTTCGAGACATTTGAGAAAGAGAGGGCAACTGAGCTTGGTTTCTTTGGTTTTTGA